The Ralstonia pseudosolanacearum genome includes the window GTGCGCCTGCGGGAGCTGCCCAGCGCCGCCCGCTCGCCCCAGATCGATGTGATCGAGCAGGTCGGGCTGCGCCTGCTGGGCGGTCCGGTCACCATTGCCGAGGTCCTCTCCGGCAGCGCCGGCGAGCGCGCCGGTCTGCGCCGCGGCGACCAGATCGTCCGCTTCGCCGGCCAGCCCGCCGACCAGGCTTCCGACCTGATCCGCTGGATCCGCGCCATGCCCGAGCAGAACGCCTCGATCGACATCCTGCGCGATGGCCGGCCGATGACGCTCCCGGTACGCCTGGGCGCCGACGCCGATCCCGCGAATCCGGGCGGGCCGAAGCTCGGCAAGCTCGGCGCGCAGCTCTCGCAGCATGTGGAAACCGAACTGATCCGCGACGAGCCGGTCCATGCGCTGGGGCATGCGGTGCGCGAGGTCTGGCGGACGTCGATGCTGTCGCTGAAGGTGCTGGGCAAGATGATCGTGGGGCAGGCGTCGCTGCAGAACCTGAGCGGTCCGATCACCGTCGCCGACTTCGCGGGCAAGGCCGCGAGCCTTGGCTGGCAGTCCTTCGTCGCCTTCCTGGCCTTGATCAGCGTGAGTCTCGGGGTGCTGAACTTGTTGCCCGTTCCGGTATTGGATGGGGGGCATTTGCTGTATTATTGCGTGGAATTTTTGACAGGCAAGCCTGTGCCGGAATCCTGGCAAGCGGTACTTCAAAAGATCGGCATCGCCTGCATCCTGCTTCTCACTTCGCTCGCCTTGTACAACGACTTGAGCCGGCTGTTCCTGGCTCACGGCTAGGCTGTCGCCGGGTTGGACCATTGTTGCCGCAGGCGTGCGGAAACCCAGGGTTTTGAAAAACACTCGGAAGTGGATCCCGGCCGGATCCAATTTAGGGGATTAGATTGATCAGACAACATCGCTTCCCGCTCAGCATGCTGGCGGCTTCCGTGCTGACCGTTTGCGCCGGTCAGGCTCATGCAGTGGAGCCGTTCGTCATCAAGGACATTCGCGTGGAGGGGGTGCAACGCGTCGAGCCCGGCACCGTATTCGGCTATCTGCCCGTGAAGGTGGGTGAGACCTTCACCGACGACAAGGGCGCCGAATCGATCCGCGCGCTGTACAACACCGGTTTCTTCAAGGATGTACAGATCCGCGCCGAGGGCAACGTGCTGGTGGTGCGCGTGGAGGAACGTCCGGCAATCTCCCAGCTGGAATTCATCGGCATCAAGGAATTCGACAAGGACACGCTGCGCCGCTCGCTGCGCGGCGTGGGCGTGGCCGAGGCGCGCTACTACGACAAGTCCCTGATCGACCGTGCCGAGCAGGAACTCAAGCGTCAGTACGTCTCGCGCGGCTACTACGCCGCCGACGTGCAGACCACGGTCACGCCGGTCGACGCCAACCGGGTGTCCGTCACGTTCACGGTGGATGAAGGCCCGGTCGCCAAGATCCGCCAGATCAACATCGTCGGCAACAAGGCCTTCTCCGAGGGCGACCTGCGCGACGAGATGCAGCTGTCCACGCCCAACTGGCTGTCGTGGTACACCAAGAACGACCTCTACTCCAAGCAGAAGCTGACGGCCGACCTGGAAGCGCTGCGCTCGTTCTACCTGGACCGCGGCTACCTGGAATTCGCCATCGAATCGACCCAGGTGTCGATCACGCCGGACAAGAAGGACATCTACCTGACGCTGAACATCCATGAGGGTGAGCAGTACAAGGTGTCCGACATCAAGCTGACCGGCGAGCTGCTGTCCAAGCAGGCCGAGATGGAGAAGCTGATCAAGCTCAAGCAGGGCGACGTGTTCTCGTCGGCCAAGCTGTCGGCCACCACCAAGGCGATCACCGACCTGTTGGGCACGTACGGCTACGCCTTCGCGACCATCAACCCGCAGCCGCAGATCAACCAGAAGGACCGCACGGTCGCGCTCACGCTGGTGGTCGATCCGGGCCGTCGCGTGTACGTGCGCCGCGTGAACGTGGTCGGCAACAGCAAGACGCGCGACGAAGTGGTGCGCCGCGAGATGCGCCAGATGGAGTCGTCGTGGTTCGACAGCGAGAAGCTGCAGCTCTCGCAGAACCGCATCAACCGCACCGGCTACTTCACCGATACCAACATCACCACCGAAGACGTGCCGGGCATGTCCGACCAGGTCGATGTCAACGTCAACGTGACCGAGAAACCGACCGGCCAGATCAGCCTGGGCGTGGGTTTCTCCTCGACCGACAAGCTGGTGCTGTCGGCCGGCATCCGCCAGGACAACGTGTTCGGTTCCGGTACCAGCCTGGGCCTGGACGTGAACACCTCCAAGTCCAACCGCACCATCGCTGTGACGCAGTACGACCCGTACTTCACGGTCGACGGCATCAGCCGCTCGACCGAGCTGTACTACCGCACGTACCGCCCGCTGTACTACACCGGCGATCAGGATTACCGCATCGTGCAGCAGGGCGGCAACATCAAGTTCGGCGTGCCGTTCTCGGAAACCGATACCGTGTTCTTCGGCATCGGCTACGAGCGCACGACCATCGACGTGACCTCCAACACGCCGCTGGTCTACCAGAACTACGTGGCCAAGAACGGCCGCATTTCGAACAACTTCCCGATCACCATCGGCTGGTCGAAGGACCAGCGCGACAGCGCTTTGGTGCCGACGCGCGGCCGCTACCAGCAGGCCAACCTGGAGTTCGGCATTCCGGGCGGCGACCTGCAGTACTACCGTGCGTACTACCAGCACCAGTACTTCTATCCGGTGTCGAAGTCGTTCACGCTGGCGTTCAACAACGAGATCGGCTACGGCCACGGCTACGGCAACAAGGACTTCCCGGTCTTCAAGAACTACTACGCCGGCGGTATCGGTTCGGTGCGCGGCTACGAGACCAGCACGCTGGGCCCGCGCGATGCCAATGGCGTGGCCATCGGTGGTGCCAGCAAGTTCGTCGGCAACATGGAATTCATCTTCCCGCTGCCGGGCTCGGGCGTGGACCGCACCGTCCGCCTGTTCACCTTCTTCGACTACGGCAACGTGTTCGCCGAAGGCCAGCCGTTCAAGGTCGGTGACATGCGCTACTCCACCGGTTTCGGCCTGTCGTGGCTGTCGCCGATCGGTCCTCTGAAGATCAGCATGGGCTTCCCGATCAAGAGGAAGGCCGAAGACCAGACGCAACGCTTCCAGTTCCAGATCGGGACTGCATTCTAATGACCGCATCCATCATGAAATCCATGCGCATCACGTTGTCCCGCATGGGCGTGTCCGCTGCCTTCGCAGCGCTGGCCGCCGCCAGCTTCGCGCTGCCGGCCACCGCCCAGGAAGCCCGCATCGCGGCCGTCAATTCCGAGCGCATCCTGCGCGACTCGCAGCCGGCCAAGGCCGCCCAGGCCAAGCTGGAAACCGAGTTCGCCAAGCGCGACCGTGAACTGCAGGACATGGCCGCCAAGCTCAAGGCGATGTCGGACAAGCTCGACAAGGACACCGCCGTGCTGGCCGATTCCGACCGCACGCGCCGCCAGCGCGAGCTGGCCGACATGGACCGCGATTTCCAGCGCAAGCAGCGCGAGTTCCGTGAAGACCTGAACCAGCGCCGCAACGAAGAGCTGGCCGGTGTGCTCGAGCGCGCCAACCGCGTGATCCGCCAGATCGCCGAGCAGCGCAAGTACGACCTGATCGTGCAGGAGGCGGTGTACGTGAACCCGCGCATCGACATCACCGACGAAGTGCTCAAGACACTGAACGCCTCGCCATCGGCGAAATGAGGGTGCCCCGATGTCGTTTTCGCTTGATGAACTCGCCGCGTCGCTCGGCGCGACCGTCCAGGGTGACGCCGGCCTGATCGTCAAGTCGATCGCGCCGCTGGATCAGGCCGGCGCCGATCAACTCGCCTTCCTTTCCAATCCGCTGTACCTCAACCAGGCCGTGACCTCCGGTGCCGGCGCGATCATCGTATCGCCCCGCGACCTGGAGACGCTCACGGCCCAGGGCCATGCGGCGGGCCGCAGCTGGCTCGTGGCCGCCAACCCGTATGCGGCCTTCGCGCGCATTGCCCAACGCTTCGCCGCGCTGGGCGCACGGCCCGTGGTGGCCGGCATTCACCCAAGCGCCTGCGTGGGCGAGGGGGCCGTCGTGCCGGCGTCGTGTTCGATCGGCCCGAATGTCACGATCGAAGCCGGCGCGGTGCTGGGCGAGCGCGTGCGGATCGCCGGCAACAGCTTTATCGGCGCGGACGCGCAGGTCGGTGACGACACGCTGCTCTACGCCAATGTCTCGATCTATCACGGCTGTGTGGTCGGCGCGCGCTGCATTCTGCATAGCGGCGTGGTGATCGGCGCCGACGGCTTTGGCTTCGCGCCCGATTTCGGACCGCAGGGCGGCGAGTGGGTGAAGATTCCCCAGACCGGCCGGGCAATCGTCGGCGATGACGTGGAGATCGGCGCCAACACCGCCATCGACCGCGGCGCCATGGCCGATACCGTGGTCGAGCAGGGCTGCAAGATCGACAACCAGGTGCAGATCGCGCACAACGTGCACGTGGGGGCGTACACCGTCATCGCGGGCTGTGCGGCCATCTCGGGCAGCACCAAGATCGGGCGCTACTGCATCATCGGCGGCGCGGCCAATTTCGCGGGCCACCTGACCATCGCCGATCGCGTGACCGTCTCGGGCGGCACGTCGATCACCAAGTCCATTCCCAAGCCTGGCCACTTCACCAGCGTCTTCCCGTTCATGCCCCATGCGGATTGGGAACGTAACGCGGCCATCCTCCGTGGCCTGACGCGCATGCGCGAACGGTTGCAACAACTGGAACAGCAGGTCAAGCATCTGCAGCAATCATCATGACCGAACCCTCTGCCGCGACGACGAGCCTCGTCAGCGATTTCAACATCAAGAAGATTCTCGAACTGCTGCCGCACCGTTATCCGATGCTGCTGGTCGATCGCGTGCTCGAGATGGAGCCGGGCAAGCGCATCAAGGCGATCAAGAACGTCACCTTCAACGAGCCGTTCTTCAATGGCCATTTCCCGGGCCACCCGGTGATGCCGGGCGTGCTGATGCTCGAGGCGCTGGCGCAGACCGCCGCGCTGCTGACCTTCGGCGAGTCCAATCACAAGCGCCAGGAAAACCAGCTCTACCTGTTCGTCAGCATCGATGGTGCGCGCTTCAAGCGCCAGGTCACGCCGGGCGATCAGCTGGTGCTGAACGCCGAGCTGCTGCGCTCCAAGAGCGGCATGTGGAAGTTCAAGGTGTTCGCGACCGTGGGCGATGAAGTCGCGGCCGAGGCTGAGATCATGTGTGCCGTGCGCGAAGACAAGTCCAAGGGCGA containing:
- the rseP gene encoding RIP metalloprotease RseP, with the translated sequence MLTVLAFVFAIAVLIVVHELGHYSVARLCGVKVLRFSVGFGKVLFRRVGRGPDRTEWTLCAIPLGGYVKMLGESARDPERDPPIPPEDLPRTFDHQPVYKRFAIVAAGPVFNFLLAIALYALLAWVGAQEPLPILGAPPPGSIAAQADLRAKDRVVAVGTDEEAPTPVRAWSDVRMRLYEAGIGGRDAIVQVRGADGAERTVRLRELPSAARSPQIDVIEQVGLRLLGGPVTIAEVLSGSAGERAGLRRGDQIVRFAGQPADQASDLIRWIRAMPEQNASIDILRDGRPMTLPVRLGADADPANPGGPKLGKLGAQLSQHVETELIRDEPVHALGHAVREVWRTSMLSLKVLGKMIVGQASLQNLSGPITVADFAGKAASLGWQSFVAFLALISVSLGVLNLLPVPVLDGGHLLYYCVEFLTGKPVPESWQAVLQKIGIACILLLTSLALYNDLSRLFLAHG
- the bamA gene encoding outer membrane protein assembly factor BamA encodes the protein MIRQHRFPLSMLAASVLTVCAGQAHAVEPFVIKDIRVEGVQRVEPGTVFGYLPVKVGETFTDDKGAESIRALYNTGFFKDVQIRAEGNVLVVRVEERPAISQLEFIGIKEFDKDTLRRSLRGVGVAEARYYDKSLIDRAEQELKRQYVSRGYYAADVQTTVTPVDANRVSVTFTVDEGPVAKIRQINIVGNKAFSEGDLRDEMQLSTPNWLSWYTKNDLYSKQKLTADLEALRSFYLDRGYLEFAIESTQVSITPDKKDIYLTLNIHEGEQYKVSDIKLTGELLSKQAEMEKLIKLKQGDVFSSAKLSATTKAITDLLGTYGYAFATINPQPQINQKDRTVALTLVVDPGRRVYVRRVNVVGNSKTRDEVVRREMRQMESSWFDSEKLQLSQNRINRTGYFTDTNITTEDVPGMSDQVDVNVNVTEKPTGQISLGVGFSSTDKLVLSAGIRQDNVFGSGTSLGLDVNTSKSNRTIAVTQYDPYFTVDGISRSTELYYRTYRPLYYTGDQDYRIVQQGGNIKFGVPFSETDTVFFGIGYERTTIDVTSNTPLVYQNYVAKNGRISNNFPITIGWSKDQRDSALVPTRGRYQQANLEFGIPGGDLQYYRAYYQHQYFYPVSKSFTLAFNNEIGYGHGYGNKDFPVFKNYYAGGIGSVRGYETSTLGPRDANGVAIGGASKFVGNMEFIFPLPGSGVDRTVRLFTFFDYGNVFAEGQPFKVGDMRYSTGFGLSWLSPIGPLKISMGFPIKRKAEDQTQRFQFQIGTAF
- a CDS encoding OmpH family outer membrane protein, coding for MTASIMKSMRITLSRMGVSAAFAALAAASFALPATAQEARIAAVNSERILRDSQPAKAAQAKLETEFAKRDRELQDMAAKLKAMSDKLDKDTAVLADSDRTRRQRELADMDRDFQRKQREFREDLNQRRNEELAGVLERANRVIRQIAEQRKYDLIVQEAVYVNPRIDITDEVLKTLNASPSAK
- the lpxD gene encoding UDP-3-O-(3-hydroxymyristoyl)glucosamine N-acyltransferase translates to MSFSLDELAASLGATVQGDAGLIVKSIAPLDQAGADQLAFLSNPLYLNQAVTSGAGAIIVSPRDLETLTAQGHAAGRSWLVAANPYAAFARIAQRFAALGARPVVAGIHPSACVGEGAVVPASCSIGPNVTIEAGAVLGERVRIAGNSFIGADAQVGDDTLLYANVSIYHGCVVGARCILHSGVVIGADGFGFAPDFGPQGGEWVKIPQTGRAIVGDDVEIGANTAIDRGAMADTVVEQGCKIDNQVQIAHNVHVGAYTVIAGCAAISGSTKIGRYCIIGGAANFAGHLTIADRVTVSGGTSITKSIPKPGHFTSVFPFMPHADWERNAAILRGLTRMRERLQQLEQQVKHLQQSS
- the fabZ gene encoding 3-hydroxyacyl-ACP dehydratase FabZ encodes the protein MTEPSAATTSLVSDFNIKKILELLPHRYPMLLVDRVLEMEPGKRIKAIKNVTFNEPFFNGHFPGHPVMPGVLMLEALAQTAALLTFGESNHKRQENQLYLFVSIDGARFKRQVTPGDQLVLNAELLRSKSGMWKFKVFATVGDEVAAEAEIMCAVREDKSKGDA